From the genome of Kryptolebias marmoratus isolate JLee-2015 linkage group LG19, ASM164957v2, whole genome shotgun sequence, one region includes:
- the pou3f2a gene encoding LOW QUALITY PROTEIN: POU domain, class 3, transcription factor 2a (The sequence of the model RefSeq protein was modified relative to this genomic sequence to represent the inferred CDS: inserted 2 bases in 1 codon; deleted 1 base in 1 codon) yields MSGVLSGVTTSVNQSRPIKSGARRTTGARLCVPLAQRPGDAGERRLAAPWRKRVPVKGSXTLAPGAMATAASNHYSVLSTPSSAPPPPPPHAESGSMQQAAAYRDAHSLLQSDYGTLAGGGHPLSHAHQWIAALSHGDSGTPWPSSPLGEQDVKPILHDSDREELQNSSSLQQQQQQQQQQQQQQRHPHLTHQQQAHHDARAWRTSAAMATSEGQSLVYSQSGFALMPAGEQGGGGGGGGGMHHHPLRDEDHHSHSPHLSEHGAHQQSISHHQQQQQQHGGHQDQSDEDTPTSDELEQFAKQFKQRRIKLGFTQADVGLALGTLYGNVFSQTTICRFEALQLSFKNMCKLKPLLNKWLEEADSTSGSPTSLDKIAAQGRKRKKRTSIEVGVKGALESHFLKCPKPGAAEINSLADSLQLEKEVVRVWFCNRRQKEKRMTPVGGQIAGGGEDMYGDTPPHHGGQTPVQLPPLVRTPLQEEMPL; encoded by the exons ATGAGCGGGGTGCTGTCAGGGGTAACCACATCTGTCAACCAG TCTCGGCCAATaaagagcggagcgaggcggaCCACAGGTGCGCGCCTCTGCGTCCCCTTGGCACAGCGCCCGGGAGATGCTGGAGAGAGACGCCTCGCTGCCCCGTGGCGCAAAAGAGTTCCCGTCAAAGGCAG CACTCTGGCTCCGGGAGCGATGGCGACCGCAGCGTCCAACCACTACAGCGTCCTGAGCACCCCCAGCAgcgcgccgccgccgccgcctcctcaCGCGGAGTCCGGGAGCATGCAGCAGGCGGCAGCGTACAGGGACGCGCACAGCCTGCTCCAGAGCGACTACGGCACGCTAGCGGGCGGTGGGCATCCGCTCAGCCACGCGCACCAGTGGATCGCGGCGCTGTCGCACGGTGACAGCGGGACGCCGTGGCCTTCCAGTCCCCTCGGAGAGCAGGACGTGAAGCCCATCCTGCATGACAGTGACcgagaggagctgcagaactccagcagcctgcagcagcagcagcagcagcagcaacagcagcagcagcagcagcgacacCCCCACCTAACGCACCAGCAGCAGGCGCATCACGACGCCAGAGCATGGCGAACCAGCGCCGCCATGGCGACGTCTGAGGGCCAGAGCCTGGTCTACTCCCAGTCCGGCTTCGCTCTGATGCCGGCTGGGGagcaaggaggaggaggaggaggaggaggagggatgcaCCACCACCCCCTGCGGGACGAGGACCACCACAGCCACAGTCCGCACCTCAGCGAGCATGGGGCCCACCAGCAGTCCATCtcccaccaccagcagcagcagcagcagcacgggGGCCACCAGGACCAGTCGGACGAGGACACGCCGACCTCCGACGAGTTGGAGCAGTTCGCCAAGCAGTTCAAGCAGCGGCGCATCAAGCTGGGCTTCACGCAGGCGGACGTGGGCCTGGCCCTCGGGACCCTGTACGGGAACGTATTCTCCCAGACCACCATCTGCAGGTTCGAGGCGCTGCAGCTCAGCTTCAAGAACATGTGCAAACTCAAGCCGCTGCTGAACAAGTGGCTGGAGGAGGCGGACTCCACCTCGGGGAGCCCCACGAGCCTGGACAAGATCGCGGCGCAGggcaggaagaggaaaaaacgGACCTCCATCGAGGTTGGCGTGAAGGGGGCTCTGGAGAGCCATTTTCTCAAGTGTCCAAAACCGGGAGCGGCGGAGATCAACTCGCTGGCGGACAGCctgcagctggagaaggagGTGGTTCGGGTCTGGTTCTGTAACCGGCGGCAGAAGGAGAAGCGGATGACGCCCGTCGGGGGGCAGATagcgggaggaggagaggacatGTACGGGGACACCCCGCCTCACCACGGAGGACAGACTCCTGTGCAGTTACCTCCTCTGGTCCGAACCCCCTTACAGGAGGAAATGCCTCTTTAA